Proteins encoded together in one Tripterygium wilfordii isolate XIE 37 chromosome 14, ASM1340144v1, whole genome shotgun sequence window:
- the LOC120014043 gene encoding uncharacterized protein LOC120014043 isoform X1, producing MELNNGSSKIRGDKGEIEHMDSRVSAWSLGGKSGHLLTDSGVLNSPEENKNAQAGTNFGDQTSNVDVDCLTQFRQGATEETNVKKSEGGHQKPGQYFFYDTPLSEETGVWIPVSVPPMLEKDRDDWAKGFPSNGGYFPDGDMGWSHYLEQEKELTMWDVIVEMLLAARGKVSALTSADAYRCNLSWVSRDLLEQAWQEIAQTLTEANLDNLREILEAEPPKWLADSAASACMLCGLRFHPIMCSRHHCRFCGGIFCGECSKGRSLLPEKYRVADPQRVCDVCCVRLESVQHFLMDQVSRASQLPTHDLTDLSTLRSWVNFPWGQSMEYEIYKATNTIRGYSKVVGSLKPERLIPDAILRQAKGLAIITTVKVGVMVTYNIGTGLVIACREDGSWSPPSAISTFGVGWGAQAGGELTDYIIVLRTSDAVKTFGGNAHLSLGAGLSAAVGIAGRAVEADVRAGDGGYAACYTYSCSKGAFVGCSLEGSVVATRTKENSRFYGSQSITTSDILLGSLARPPAAGILYHALADLYQKLNR from the exons ATGGAGTTGAATAATGGCAGTTCAAAGATTCGAGGAGATAAAGGAGAAATCGAGCATATGGATTCTAGGGTTTCTGCCTGGTCCCTCGGCGGAAAGAGCGGCCACCTCCTTACA GATTCTGGGGTGCTTAACTCTCCAGAGGAGAACAAGAATGCTCAAGCTGGTACCAATTTTGGCGACCAGACATCTAATGTAGATGTAGATTGTCTTACTCAGTTTCGTCAAGGTGCAACAGAGGAGACAAATGTTAAGAAGTCAGAAGGCGGTCATCAGAAGCCTGGGCAGTATTTCTTTTATGACACACCACTATCTGAAGAAACTGGGGTTTGGATACCTGTTTCAGTTCCGCCTATGTTAGAAAAGGATCGTGATGATTGGGCCAAAGGATTTCCATCAAATGGGGGTTACTTCCCTGATGGCGACATGGGATGGAGCCACTACCTTGAGCAAGAGAAGGAGCTGACAATGTGGGATGTGATAGTAGAAATGCTGCTGGCAGCTCGTGGAAAAGTGAGTGCTCTTACTTCAGCTGATGCTTATAGATGTAACTTATCGTGGGTTTCACGGGATTTACTAGAGCAAGCTTGGCAAGAGATTGCTCAAACTCTCACAGAAGCCAATCTTGATAATCTTAGAGAGATTCTTGAGGCAGAGCCTCCAAAGTGGTTGGCTGACAGTGCTGCTTCTGCTTGTATGTTGTGTGGATTGCGTTTTCATCCAATTATGTGCTCCCGACATCATTGCCGGTTTTGTGGGGGAATATTCTGTGGTGAGTGTTCCAAGGGAAGAAGCTTGTTGCCTGAAAAGTACCGTGTTGCAGATCCCCAACGAGTATGTGATGTATGCTGTGTTCGACTTGAGTCTGTCCAGCATTTCCTTATGGACCAGGTAAGTCGTGCTTCGCAATTACCCACCCACGACCTCACAGACCTCAGTACTTTGAGATCCTGGGTTAATTTCCCCTGGGGACAGTCCATGGAGTATGAAATCTACAAGGCAACGAATACAATTCGGGGTTATAGTAAG GTTGTTGGTTCTTTGAAACCTGAGAGGTTGATTCCAGATGCCATTCTACGGCAAGCAAAGGGCCTTGCAATAATTACCACTGTGAAGGTAGGCGTGATGGTTACCTACAATATAGGAACAGGACTTGTAATTGCTTGTAGAGAAGATGGCTCATGGTCTCCACCCTCTGCCATATCAACTTTCGGTGTTGGTTGGGGAGCTCAG GCTGGAGGAGAGTTGACTGACTacataattgttttgagaacgAGTGATGCCGTTAAGACATTTGGTGGCAATGCACATCTTTCACTTGGAGCTGGTTTGAGTGCAGCGGTTGGCATAGCTGGACGTGCGGTTGAAGCTGATGTTCGTGCTGGTGATGGTGGTTATGCTGCTTGTTATACATATAGTTGCAGCAAAG GAGCATTTGTTGGATGTTCCCTTGAAGGGAGTGTTGTAG
- the LOC120014043 gene encoding uncharacterized protein LOC120014043 isoform X2, with amino-acid sequence MELNNGSSKIRGDKGEIEHMDSRVSAWSLGGKSGHLLTDSGVLNSPEENKNAQAGTNFGDQTSNVDVDCLTQFRQGATEETNVKKSEGGHQKPGQYFFYDTPLSEETGVWIPVSVPPMLEKDRDDWAKGFPSNGGYFPDGDMGWSHYLEQEKELTMWDVIVEMLLAARGKVSALTSADAYRCNLSWVSRDLLEQAWQEIAQTLTEANLDNLREILEAEPPKWLADSAASACMLCGLRFHPIMCSRHHCRFCGGIFCGECSKGRSLLPEKYRVADPQRVCDVCCVRLESVQHFLMDQVSRASQLPTHDLTDLSTLRSWVNFPWGQSMEYEIYKATNTIRGYSKVGSLKPERLIPDAILRQAKGLAIITTVKVGVMVTYNIGTGLVIACREDGSWSPPSAISTFGVGWGAQAGGELTDYIIVLRTSDAVKTFGGNAHLSLGAGLSAAVGIAGRAVEADVRAGDGGYAACYTYSCSKGAFVGCSLEGSVVATRTKENSRFYGSQSITTSDILLGSLARPPAAGILYHALADLYQKLNR; translated from the exons ATGGAGTTGAATAATGGCAGTTCAAAGATTCGAGGAGATAAAGGAGAAATCGAGCATATGGATTCTAGGGTTTCTGCCTGGTCCCTCGGCGGAAAGAGCGGCCACCTCCTTACA GATTCTGGGGTGCTTAACTCTCCAGAGGAGAACAAGAATGCTCAAGCTGGTACCAATTTTGGCGACCAGACATCTAATGTAGATGTAGATTGTCTTACTCAGTTTCGTCAAGGTGCAACAGAGGAGACAAATGTTAAGAAGTCAGAAGGCGGTCATCAGAAGCCTGGGCAGTATTTCTTTTATGACACACCACTATCTGAAGAAACTGGGGTTTGGATACCTGTTTCAGTTCCGCCTATGTTAGAAAAGGATCGTGATGATTGGGCCAAAGGATTTCCATCAAATGGGGGTTACTTCCCTGATGGCGACATGGGATGGAGCCACTACCTTGAGCAAGAGAAGGAGCTGACAATGTGGGATGTGATAGTAGAAATGCTGCTGGCAGCTCGTGGAAAAGTGAGTGCTCTTACTTCAGCTGATGCTTATAGATGTAACTTATCGTGGGTTTCACGGGATTTACTAGAGCAAGCTTGGCAAGAGATTGCTCAAACTCTCACAGAAGCCAATCTTGATAATCTTAGAGAGATTCTTGAGGCAGAGCCTCCAAAGTGGTTGGCTGACAGTGCTGCTTCTGCTTGTATGTTGTGTGGATTGCGTTTTCATCCAATTATGTGCTCCCGACATCATTGCCGGTTTTGTGGGGGAATATTCTGTGGTGAGTGTTCCAAGGGAAGAAGCTTGTTGCCTGAAAAGTACCGTGTTGCAGATCCCCAACGAGTATGTGATGTATGCTGTGTTCGACTTGAGTCTGTCCAGCATTTCCTTATGGACCAGGTAAGTCGTGCTTCGCAATTACCCACCCACGACCTCACAGACCTCAGTACTTTGAGATCCTGGGTTAATTTCCCCTGGGGACAGTCCATGGAGTATGAAATCTACAAGGCAACGAATACAATTCGGGGTTATAGTAAG GTTGGTTCTTTGAAACCTGAGAGGTTGATTCCAGATGCCATTCTACGGCAAGCAAAGGGCCTTGCAATAATTACCACTGTGAAGGTAGGCGTGATGGTTACCTACAATATAGGAACAGGACTTGTAATTGCTTGTAGAGAAGATGGCTCATGGTCTCCACCCTCTGCCATATCAACTTTCGGTGTTGGTTGGGGAGCTCAG GCTGGAGGAGAGTTGACTGACTacataattgttttgagaacgAGTGATGCCGTTAAGACATTTGGTGGCAATGCACATCTTTCACTTGGAGCTGGTTTGAGTGCAGCGGTTGGCATAGCTGGACGTGCGGTTGAAGCTGATGTTCGTGCTGGTGATGGTGGTTATGCTGCTTGTTATACATATAGTTGCAGCAAAG GAGCATTTGTTGGATGTTCCCTTGAAGGGAGTGTTGTAG
- the LOC120015395 gene encoding uncharacterized protein LOC120015395 — translation MKFSISLSIILLLLLLIFSFLYQASSSHGIAAGEDISSTTSYRSILAEQRRGRTGSRQIPDCGQMVSRSHCSQNPQCRWCRSDELDDMCFSKTEARRLPQQVFTCDS, via the coding sequence ATGAAGTTCTCAATCTCACTGTCaatcatcctcctcctcctcctcctcatatTCTCGTTTCTTTATCAAGCGTCGTCATCGCACGGCATCGCCGCCGGTGAAGATATATCGTCGACCACTTCGTATCGCAGTATCTTAGCGGAGCAGAGGAGGGGCCGGACCGGATCCCGTCAGATCCCGGACTGCGGGCAGATGGTATCTAGATCTCACTGCTCTCAGAACCCGCAGTGCAGATGGTGCCGTAGCGATGAGCTTGATGACATGTGCTTTAGCAAAACCGAGGCTCGGCGCCTGCCACAACAGGTCTTCACTTGTGATTCATGA
- the LOC120015456 gene encoding CTD small phosphatase-like protein: MVSKCIRKTLKKCARDRRIPRRHHRRSPAKNASPHTLIFSINKSIHSCKRRLAKFFCKLARIATPIRRKGYKILPKQEPESKDSICKVLFSDDYVLPPLISPNKRTVFLDLDETLVHSNLDPPPNQFDFVVRPWIDGNLMNFYVLKRPGLDEFLEFLNGKFEVVVFTAGLKEYASLVLDRIDKKGVIAHRLYRDSCKEVDGRFVKDLSATGRELSRVVIVDDNPNAYAFQPENAIQIRPFIDDPKDKELMRLVKFFQGCDCCDDMRHAVKAFVGEHESHVS; encoded by the coding sequence ATGGTGTCCAAGTGCATCAGAAAAACCCTCAAGAAGTGCGCCAGAGATCGGCGGATACCTCGCCGACACCACAGGAGGTCTCCGGCCAAGAACGCTTCCCCGCACACCCTCATCTTCTCCATCAACAAGTCAATCCACTCATGTAAGCGCCGCCTTGCCAAGTTCTTCTGCAAATTGGCCCGCATCGCCACACCAATCCGCCGCAAAGGCTACAAAATCTTGCCCAAACAAGAACCTGAATCCAAAGACAGCATCTGTAAAGTTTTGTTCTCTGACGACTATGTTCTTCCACCGTTGATTTCGCCCAACAAGAGGACGGTGTTTCTTGATCTCGATGAGACCTTAGTCCATTCGAACCTGGACCCACCACCGAATCAATTCGATTTCGTGGTTAGGCCCTGGATTGATGGGAATTTGATGAATTTCTATGTTTTGAAGCGTCCAGGGCTCGACGAATTTCTAGAATTCTTGAATGGGAAATTTGAAGTAGTGGTGTTCACGGCCGGATTGAAGGAGTATGCGTCGCTGGTGCTTGACAGGATCGACAAGAAGGGAGTGATTGCGCACCGGCTTTACCGGGATTCGTGCAAAGAAGTCGATGGTAGGTTTGTGAAAGATTTATCAGCCACCGGAAGGGAGTTAAGCAGGGTTGTGATTGTGGATGATAACCCGAATGCTTATGCTTTTCAGCCAGAGAATGCAATCCAGATTCGACCTTTTATCGATGATCCAAAGGACAAGGAGTTGATGAGGCTGGTTAAGTTTTTCCAAGGATGTGATTGCTGTGATGATATGAGACATGCCGTCAAGGCATTTGTTGGTGAACATGAATCACATGTATCTTAA